Below is a window of Pseudomonadota bacterium DNA.
AAACTATCAGAAATATATAAAAGTCTATAGAGGGAGGGAACATGCTCAGGACTAGCTATTTGACTGTCATTTTGCTGCTTTTATGGAGCTGTTTCGCATCCGCTGCAGATCTTACCCTAAAGGAATGTTTTAAAAGGGCTGCACAAATGAATCCCACTCTTATGGTGGCAGCCCACAATAAAAATTTAGCCAAAGAAGATGTCAACATCGCCAGAAGCGGTTATCTTCCCCGCATTGATGTGCAGGGAGGTTACACATTACAGGATAACCCCCAGGCGTTTAAAGCTCTTGGCGGTTCCTTTGAAATTCAGGAAAAAGATTACAGCTCATTAAATCTGGTGCTTAACCAGACTATCTATGATTTTGGAAAAACATCTTCCGGATATAATAAATCAAAAGCAAGGGAAAAAGCCGTCGGATTCGATTACAAAGGAAAAGAGCAGGATGTATTTCTTCAGGTGGTAACAGCCTATTATGGAATCTGGGAAGCAAAAAAAATATTACAATCAGCAGATGAAGAAGTACTACAGATGACACAGCATCTTCAAATATCGAAAGATTTCTATGAACAGGGCGTATCAACTTTAAACGATTTTCTTCAGGCCGAAGTTAAACTCGCGGCAAGCAGACAACAACAGCTGGCCGCAGCAAACATATTGGAAAACAGATGGCTTCTTTTAAATTATCTTATAAATCAGGAACCATCATACAGACCTGAATTGGAAGACAGATTGGAACACATAGAAGATCTGCCTGCTCAAGGTATTGAAAAAGCAGTTGAGACAAGGCAGGAAATAAAAGCGATGAAAGAGATTGTGGAAGCGAGTAAATATGAGGTGCAAGACAGCAGAAGTAATTATGCCCCTCAAGTATTTATGCAGCTCGGATTTGACTATACGGAAAATGATAAAGCAAGGGAACAGTCGATTGC
It encodes the following:
- a CDS encoding TolC family protein, giving the protein MLRTSYLTVILLLLWSCFASAADLTLKECFKRAAQMNPTLMVAAHNKNLAKEDVNIARSGYLPRIDVQGGYTLQDNPQAFKALGGSFEIQEKDYSSLNLVLNQTIYDFGKTSSGYNKSKAREKAVGFDYKGKEQDVFLQVVTAYYGIWEAKKILQSADEEVLQMTQHLQISKDFYEQGVSTLNDFLQAEVKLAASRQQQLAAANILENRWLLLNYLINQEPSYRPELEDRLEHIEDLPAQGIEKAVETRQEIKAMKEIVEASKYEVQDSRSNYAPQVFMQLGFDYTENDKAREQSIAMAMIGLKINIFDGLATTSGYRRAVEQKAQNQKKLRLLTEQIKLEYRTAANDAMIAKERINATEKAIEQGEENLRITKDRYQELVGTATDVIDAQTLLTQVRTDNYRAKFDYQVANARVKRAMGEL